From a single Rosa rugosa chromosome 7, drRosRugo1.1, whole genome shotgun sequence genomic region:
- the LOC133723940 gene encoding tropinone reductase homolog isoform X4 has translation MAGFNSQRWSLKGMTALVTGGTKGIGYAIVEELAVLGATVHTCARNQELIDERVREWKNRGFKVSGSVCDLTSKSQREELIKTVSSVFNSKLNILVNNAATVTLRSTTEYALEDLSSMMSTNVESPYHLCQLSYPLLTASGNGSIVFVASIAGIKALPRLSAHAATKSAVIQISKNLACEWAKDGIRTNTVAPWAVNTGLIGRTPIRRIAEPNEISSLVTFLCLPAASYINGQVVSVDGGFTVSGF, from the exons ATGGCAGGTTTCAATAGTCAAAGATGGTCTCTAAAGGGTATGACCGCCCTCGTCACCGGTGGAACTAAAGGCATTGG ATATGCCATTGTCGAAGAGCTAGCAGTACTTGGGGCAACAGTCCATACCTGCGCTCGTAACCAAGAACTGATTGACGAGAGGGTTCGTGAATGGAAGAACCGGGGATTCAAAGTGAGTGGTTCAGTTTGTGACCTAACCTCTAAATCTCAAAGGGAGGAGCTCATAAAGACCGTTTCATCTGTCTTTAACAGCAAACTCAACATCCTT GTAAACAATGCAGCAACAGTGACACTGAGAAGTACTACAGAATATGCATTGGAAGatttgtcaagcatgatgagtACAAATGTTGAATCTCCCTACCATCTTTGTCAGCTTTCTTATCCTCTCTTGACGGCCTCAGGAAATGGAAGTATTGTGTTCGTCGCCTCCATTGCCGGTATAAAAGCTCTACCAAGACTATCTGCCCATGCAGCAACAAAAAGTGCCGTCATCCAAATTTCGAAGAATTTGGCATGTGAATGGGCAAAAGATGGCATTCGCACAAACACTGTAGCACCATGGGCTGTTAACACCGGC CTAATAGGTCGAACTCCGATTCGCCGCATTGCCGAGCCTAATGAAATATCGTCACTGGTCACTTTTCTCTGCCTTCCTGCTGCTTCTTACATCAATGGACAAGTTGTTAGTGTTGACGGAGGATTTACAGTTAGCGGTTTCTAG
- the LOC133723940 gene encoding tropinone reductase homolog isoform X2 yields the protein MAGFNSQRWSLKGMTALVTGGTKGIGYAIVEELAVLGATVHTCARNQELIDERVREWKNRGFKVSGSVCDLTSKSQREELIKTVSSVFNSKLNILVNNAATVTLRSTTEYALEDLSSMMSTNVESPYHLCQLSYPLLTASGNGSIVFVASIAGIKALPRLSAHAATKSAVIQISKNLACEWAKDGIRTNTVAPWAVNTGVKDDHSDDFRQLIGRTPIRRIAEPNEISSLVTFLCLPAASYINGQVVSVDGGFTVSGF from the exons ATGGCAGGTTTCAATAGTCAAAGATGGTCTCTAAAGGGTATGACCGCCCTCGTCACCGGTGGAACTAAAGGCATTGG ATATGCCATTGTCGAAGAGCTAGCAGTACTTGGGGCAACAGTCCATACCTGCGCTCGTAACCAAGAACTGATTGACGAGAGGGTTCGTGAATGGAAGAACCGGGGATTCAAAGTGAGTGGTTCAGTTTGTGACCTAACCTCTAAATCTCAAAGGGAGGAGCTCATAAAGACCGTTTCATCTGTCTTTAACAGCAAACTCAACATCCTT GTAAACAATGCAGCAACAGTGACACTGAGAAGTACTACAGAATATGCATTGGAAGatttgtcaagcatgatgagtACAAATGTTGAATCTCCCTACCATCTTTGTCAGCTTTCTTATCCTCTCTTGACGGCCTCAGGAAATGGAAGTATTGTGTTCGTCGCCTCCATTGCCGGTATAAAAGCTCTACCAAGACTATCTGCCCATGCAGCAACAAAAAGTGCCGTCATCCAAATTTCGAAGAATTTGGCATGTGAATGGGCAAAAGATGGCATTCGCACAAACACTGTAGCACCATGGGCTGTTAACACCGGCGTTAAA GATGATCATTCTGATGATTTCAGACAGCTAATAGGTCGAACTCCGATTCGCCGCATTGCCGAGCCTAATGAAATATCGTCACTGGTCACTTTTCTCTGCCTTCCTGCTGCTTCTTACATCAATGGACAAGTTGTTAGTGTTGACGGAGGATTTACAGTTAGCGGTTTCTAG
- the LOC133723940 gene encoding tropinone reductase homolog isoform X1, whose product MAGFNSQRWSLKGMTALVTGGTKGIGYAIVEELAVLGATVHTCARNQELIDERVREWKNRGFKVSGSVCDLTSKSQREELIKTVSSVFNSKLNILVNNAATVTLRSTTEYALEDLSSMMSTNVESPYHLCQLSYPLLTASGNGSIVFVASIAGIKALPRLSAHAATKSAVIQISKNLACEWAKDGIRTNTVAPWAVNTGVKVENDDHSDDFRQLIGRTPIRRIAEPNEISSLVTFLCLPAASYINGQVVSVDGGFTVSGF is encoded by the exons ATGGCAGGTTTCAATAGTCAAAGATGGTCTCTAAAGGGTATGACCGCCCTCGTCACCGGTGGAACTAAAGGCATTGG ATATGCCATTGTCGAAGAGCTAGCAGTACTTGGGGCAACAGTCCATACCTGCGCTCGTAACCAAGAACTGATTGACGAGAGGGTTCGTGAATGGAAGAACCGGGGATTCAAAGTGAGTGGTTCAGTTTGTGACCTAACCTCTAAATCTCAAAGGGAGGAGCTCATAAAGACCGTTTCATCTGTCTTTAACAGCAAACTCAACATCCTT GTAAACAATGCAGCAACAGTGACACTGAGAAGTACTACAGAATATGCATTGGAAGatttgtcaagcatgatgagtACAAATGTTGAATCTCCCTACCATCTTTGTCAGCTTTCTTATCCTCTCTTGACGGCCTCAGGAAATGGAAGTATTGTGTTCGTCGCCTCCATTGCCGGTATAAAAGCTCTACCAAGACTATCTGCCCATGCAGCAACAAAAAGTGCCGTCATCCAAATTTCGAAGAATTTGGCATGTGAATGGGCAAAAGATGGCATTCGCACAAACACTGTAGCACCATGGGCTGTTAACACCGGCGTTAAAGTTGAAAAT GATGATCATTCTGATGATTTCAGACAGCTAATAGGTCGAACTCCGATTCGCCGCATTGCCGAGCCTAATGAAATATCGTCACTGGTCACTTTTCTCTGCCTTCCTGCTGCTTCTTACATCAATGGACAAGTTGTTAGTGTTGACGGAGGATTTACAGTTAGCGGTTTCTAG
- the LOC133723940 gene encoding tropinone reductase homolog isoform X3 yields the protein MAGFNSQRWSLKGMTALVTGGTKGIGYAIVEELAVLGATVHTCARNQELIDERVREWKNRGFKVSGSVCDLTSKSQREELIKTVSSVFNSKLNILVNNAATVTLRSTTEYALEDLSSMMSTNVESPYHLCQLSYPLLTASGNGSIVFVASIAGIKALPRLSAHAATKSAVIQISKNLACEWAKDGIRTNTVAPWAVNTGVKVENLIGRTPIRRIAEPNEISSLVTFLCLPAASYINGQVVSVDGGFTVSGF from the exons ATGGCAGGTTTCAATAGTCAAAGATGGTCTCTAAAGGGTATGACCGCCCTCGTCACCGGTGGAACTAAAGGCATTGG ATATGCCATTGTCGAAGAGCTAGCAGTACTTGGGGCAACAGTCCATACCTGCGCTCGTAACCAAGAACTGATTGACGAGAGGGTTCGTGAATGGAAGAACCGGGGATTCAAAGTGAGTGGTTCAGTTTGTGACCTAACCTCTAAATCTCAAAGGGAGGAGCTCATAAAGACCGTTTCATCTGTCTTTAACAGCAAACTCAACATCCTT GTAAACAATGCAGCAACAGTGACACTGAGAAGTACTACAGAATATGCATTGGAAGatttgtcaagcatgatgagtACAAATGTTGAATCTCCCTACCATCTTTGTCAGCTTTCTTATCCTCTCTTGACGGCCTCAGGAAATGGAAGTATTGTGTTCGTCGCCTCCATTGCCGGTATAAAAGCTCTACCAAGACTATCTGCCCATGCAGCAACAAAAAGTGCCGTCATCCAAATTTCGAAGAATTTGGCATGTGAATGGGCAAAAGATGGCATTCGCACAAACACTGTAGCACCATGGGCTGTTAACACCGGCGTTAAAGTTGAAAAT CTAATAGGTCGAACTCCGATTCGCCGCATTGCCGAGCCTAATGAAATATCGTCACTGGTCACTTTTCTCTGCCTTCCTGCTGCTTCTTACATCAATGGACAAGTTGTTAGTGTTGACGGAGGATTTACAGTTAGCGGTTTCTAG
- the LOC133720235 gene encoding uncharacterized protein LOC133720235, which produces MNRCNQAAPVPMGTSSLGTGGSIDLNFGSTGSTGAGGSIDINFGPAGGSIDINFGSTSSTDDGRSIDLNFGSTYSTGGQTSLQQRGGDHQEVQTLPLFPVHGEDVFGNLKTTSEEGSAFGYYSGGSGGYHSGSNVSLELSLNPSGAAD; this is translated from the exons atgaataggtgtaatcaggctgctccagtgcccatgggaactagttctcttggtactggtggatccatcgatctcaattttgggtccactggttctactggtgctggtggatccatcgacatcaattttgggccagctggtggatccatcgacatcaattttgggtccactagttctactgatgatggtagatccattgatctcaactttggttccacctattctactg gaggacaaacatccctacaacaacgaggaggagatcaccaggaggttcaaactcttcctctgttccccgtgcacggcgaggacgtctttggtaacctgaagactacttccgaggaaggtagcgcatttggttactattctggtggctcaggcggttaccacagtggctcaaacgtttctcttgagctcagcctcaacccatccggagctgctgactag